One genomic segment of Arachis duranensis cultivar V14167 chromosome 4, aradu.V14167.gnm2.J7QH, whole genome shotgun sequence includes these proteins:
- the LOC107483543 gene encoding uncharacterized protein LOC107483543, with protein MQAVADGGDPLGEATGSETETGRNSEGDEYKETQEEQIQENQATWSLAVESGAVLYDEEDIMGILQAQNEEIAAKGRLAKQKEKARRSRPKNKNKLMDLPLTDKKYTWFRGRSCSRIDRVLVNIEWTEKFPDIRLKGGPRGLSNHCSLILEGTRLGGGPRPFRSLDSWFTHEGFLRMVKNEQRSLGEAQFTCKLRALTVPLRQWHNDNFRDMDKRLMRFEKEITRLDNLVSDGIYDGTTEARRKVLVSFCEKWYIRKEIHWKQMSRSKHAANMDKNTRYFHNIASARRRNNRIDALMIHGRLVWNQVRIKCAIRGFYKDLYRQEYVSRIGVRDGLVKHIHRDEAEALEVMPSEEEIKETVWDCESSKAPGSDGYNMNFIKKCWKDIGPEFIAAVLGFFQSAKLPTDVNVTWVTLAPKFEGAKGVKDFRLISMVGYVYKVFLKVLVRRMRSVMPRLVEETQTVFVKGRKIHDDALIACETVHWLKTRKKKAAIIKLEFHKAYDRVRWNFVDIVLHKMGFGQRWRN; from the exons ATGCAGGCTGTGGCTGATGGTGGGGATCCATTGGGGGAAGCAACAGGATCTGAAACAGAAACAGGGCGGAATTCAGAGGGTGATGAGTACAAGGAGACGCAGGAAGAGCAGATACAGGAAAATCAAGCAACTTGGTCACTGGCAGTAGAATCAGGTGCTGTTTTGTACGATGAAGAAGATATTATGGGGATTTTGCAAGCACAAAATGAGGAAATAGCGGCGAAGGGAAGGCTGgcgaagcaaaaagaaaaggcGAGAAGGAGTCGgccaaagaataaaaataag TTGATGGATTTGCCTCTTACTGATAAGAAGTATACATGGTTTCGGGGACGATCTTGTAGTCGGATTGATAGAGTTCTGGTCAATATTGAATGGACTGAGAAGTTTCCAGATATTCGGCTAAAAGGTGGCCCGAGGGGATTGTCCAATCACTGCTCGTTGATATTGGAAGGTACAAGATTAGGAGGGGGCCCTAGACCATTTAGAAGCCTGGATTCCTGGTTTACACATGAGGGATTTCTGAGAATGGTGAAGAATGAACAGAGAAGCTTGGGAGAAGCACAGTTCACGTGTAAACTGAGGGCATTAACAGTACCATTGCGGCAATGGCACAACGATAACTTCAGGGACATGGATAAGAGACTTATGCGGTTTGAGAAGGAGATCACAAGGCTGGACAATTTAGTTAGTGATGGGATCTATGATGGTACAACGGAGGCTAGAAGGAAGGTGCTGGTGAGCTTTTGTGAAAAATGGTACATTAGGAAGGAAATCCACTGGAAACAGATGTCTCGGTCCAAGCATGCTGCCAACATGGATAAGAATACCAGATACTTTCATAACATTGCCTCGGCCAGAAGACGGAATAACAGGATCGATGCCCTGATGATACATGGAAGACTTGTGTGGAATCAGGTGAGAATAAAATGTGCAATTAGAGGGTTCTACAAGGATTTATATCGACAGGAATATGTCTCGAGGATTGGAGTCAGGGATGGTTTGGTAAAGCATATCCATAGAGATGAGGCTGAAGCACTGGAAGTGATGCCGTCGGAGGAGGAAATCAAGGAGACAGTGTGGGACTGCGAATCTTCCAAGGCCCCAGGAAGTGATGGGTACAACATGAACTTCATAAAGAAATGCTGGAAGGATATTGGGCCAGAATTCATTGCAGCGGTGCTGGGGTTCTTTCAAAGTGCTAAGTTACCGACGGATGTGAATGTAACGTGGGTGACACTAGCCCCAAAGTTTGAAGGTGCAAAGGGGGTGAAGGATTTCAGGCTGATTAGTATGGTGGGGTACGTGTATAAAGTATTTTTGAAGGTGTTGGTGAGAAGGATGCGATCTGTTATGCCGAGGTTGGTCGAAGAGACTCAGACTGTATTTGTAAAGGGTAGGAAAATTCATGATGATGCACTCATAGCCTGCGAGACGGTTCATTGGCTGAAGACGCGGAAAAAGAAAGCGGCTATTATCAAACTGGAATTTCATAAAGCTTATGATAGAGTAAGATGGAATTTTGTTGATATTGTGCTCCATAAAATGGGCTTTGGCCAAAGGTGGAGGAATTAG